A single region of the Streptomyces vilmorinianum genome encodes:
- a CDS encoding uroporphyrinogen-III synthase: MSPTSPTTSPASPAFSGHGSVTFLGAGPGDPGLLTLRAVEALSGADVLIAEPEVLEVVRCHARAGVSTPELTVVDEASTTAGVPVLRDATNLVMEAARGGKRVVRAVTGDPGLDGNAGQEMLACAAEGIPFEVVPGVATAVGVPAYAGVPLRDAQGTDVRFVDARTADDRCWAEVGASDGTVVVSTSLDAVAAAAGELVAAGRKPDTPLTVTIGGTTTRQRTWTATLGTIAQVFKQGKVLPSPEGHRHVIAVVGERSAPAQRDQLAWFESKPLFGWRVLVPRTKEQAASLSDQLRSYGAVPHEVPTIAVEPPRTPQQMERAVKGLVTGRYEWIAFTSVNAVKAVREKFEEYGLDARAFAGIKVAAVGEQTAAALVDFGVKPDLVPSGEQSAAGLLEDWPPYDPVFDPIDRVFLPRADIATETLVAGLIELGWEVDDVTAYRTVRASPPPADTREAIKGGGFDAVLFTSSSTVRNLVGIAGKPHNVTVIACIGPATAKTAEEHGLRVDVLSPEPSVHKLAEALADFGLRRRAAALEAGDPVTRPSERRPGARRRRTT; this comes from the coding sequence TTGAGCCCCACCAGCCCGACCACCAGCCCCGCGTCCCCGGCCTTCTCCGGTCATGGAAGCGTCACCTTCCTCGGCGCCGGACCAGGCGACCCCGGACTGCTGACACTCCGGGCCGTCGAAGCCCTCTCCGGCGCGGACGTCCTGATCGCCGAGCCGGAGGTGCTCGAAGTAGTCCGCTGCCATGCGCGCGCGGGCGTGAGCACGCCTGAGCTGACGGTTGTTGACGAGGCGTCAACAACCGCCGGTGTCCCCGTGTTGAGGGATGCGACCAATCTTGTCATGGAGGCCGCGCGGGGCGGCAAGCGGGTCGTCCGTGCGGTGACCGGCGACCCCGGCCTCGACGGGAACGCAGGTCAGGAGATGCTGGCCTGCGCCGCCGAGGGCATCCCCTTCGAGGTCGTGCCCGGTGTCGCCACCGCGGTGGGCGTACCCGCGTACGCCGGTGTCCCGCTGCGCGACGCGCAGGGCACCGATGTGCGGTTCGTGGACGCCCGTACCGCCGACGACCGGTGCTGGGCCGAGGTCGGTGCCTCGGACGGCACCGTGGTCGTGTCCACCTCGCTGGACGCGGTGGCGGCGGCGGCCGGAGAGCTGGTGGCGGCAGGCCGTAAGCCGGACACCCCGCTCACCGTGACCATCGGCGGCACGACGACCCGGCAGCGGACCTGGACCGCGACGCTCGGCACGATCGCCCAGGTCTTCAAGCAGGGCAAGGTGCTCCCCTCGCCCGAGGGACACCGGCACGTGATAGCCGTGGTCGGCGAGCGCAGCGCCCCGGCGCAGCGGGACCAGCTGGCGTGGTTCGAGTCGAAGCCGCTCTTCGGGTGGCGGGTGCTCGTGCCGCGTACGAAGGAACAGGCCGCGTCGCTCTCCGACCAGTTGCGTTCGTATGGTGCGGTGCCGCACGAGGTGCCGACGATCGCCGTCGAGCCGCCGCGGACGCCGCAGCAGATGGAGCGTGCGGTCAAGGGTCTGGTGACCGGCCGCTACGAGTGGATCGCCTTCACGTCGGTCAACGCGGTGAAGGCGGTGCGGGAGAAGTTCGAGGAGTACGGGCTCGACGCGCGGGCCTTCGCCGGGATCAAGGTGGCGGCGGTCGGCGAGCAGACGGCCGCGGCGCTCGTGGACTTCGGTGTGAAGCCGGACCTGGTGCCGAGCGGTGAGCAGTCGGCGGCGGGGCTCCTGGAGGACTGGCCGCCGTACGACCCGGTCTTCGACCCGATCGACCGCGTCTTCCTGCCGCGGGCCGATATCGCGACGGAGACGCTGGTCGCGGGGCTCATCGAGCTCGGGTGGGAGGTCGACGACGTGACCGCCTACCGGACGGTGCGGGCGTCGCCGCCGCCGGCGGACACGCGCGAGGCGATCAAGGGCGGTGGCTTCGACGCGGTGCTGTTCACGTCGTCGTCGACCGTGCGGAATCTGGTCGGGATCGCCGGGAAGCCGCACAACGTGACGGTCATCGCCTGTATCGGTCCTGCGACCGCGAAGACGGCGGAGGAGCACGGGCTGCGGGTCGACGTGCTGTCGCCTGAGCCGTCGGTGCACAAGCTGGCGGAGGCGCTGGCGGACTTCGGTCTGCGGCGGCGGGCGGCGGCGCTGGAGGCGGGCGATCCGGTGACGCGGCCGAGCGAGCGGCGGCCGGGCGCGCGGCGGCGGCGGACGACGTAG
- the hemB gene encoding porphobilinogen synthase, translating into MNSYGTFPGARPRRLRTTPAMRRMVAETRLSPADLILPAFVREGIGEPVPIAAMPGVVQHSRDTLRKAAVEALEAGVSGIMLFGVPQDEKKDAAGTAGTDPDGILQVAIRDVKAEVGDDLVIMSDLCLDEYTDHGHCGVLDENGRVDNDATLERYAEMAQVQADAGVHVVGPSGMMDGQVGVIRDALDTIGKEDVSILAYTAKYSSAFYGPFREAVASSLQGDRKTYQQDPANIRESLRELALDLEEGADMVMVKPAGPYLDVLAKVADAVDVPVAAYQISGEYAMVEAAAEKGWIDRDKAIFETLTGIRRAGAQMVLTYWATEVAQKLSRGV; encoded by the coding sequence ATGAACTCGTACGGAACCTTTCCCGGGGCGCGGCCGCGGCGGCTGCGGACGACTCCTGCCATGCGGCGGATGGTGGCCGAGACGCGGCTGAGCCCGGCCGATCTGATCCTTCCCGCGTTCGTGCGGGAGGGCATCGGCGAGCCCGTGCCGATCGCCGCGATGCCCGGCGTGGTGCAGCACTCGCGGGACACCCTGCGCAAGGCCGCCGTGGAGGCGCTGGAGGCCGGGGTCTCCGGGATCATGCTGTTCGGCGTGCCGCAGGACGAGAAGAAGGACGCGGCCGGTACGGCCGGCACGGATCCGGACGGGATCCTGCAGGTCGCGATCAGGGACGTGAAGGCCGAGGTCGGCGACGATCTGGTGATCATGTCCGACCTCTGTCTCGACGAGTACACCGACCACGGGCACTGCGGGGTCCTGGACGAGAACGGGCGCGTCGACAACGACGCCACGCTGGAACGGTACGCCGAGATGGCGCAGGTCCAGGCCGACGCCGGCGTCCACGTCGTGGGGCCGTCCGGGATGATGGACGGCCAGGTCGGGGTGATCCGCGACGCGCTGGACACCATCGGCAAGGAGGACGTGTCGATCCTCGCGTACACCGCGAAGTACTCCTCCGCCTTCTACGGCCCCTTCCGCGAGGCCGTCGCCTCGTCTCTGCAGGGTGACCGCAAGACGTACCAGCAGGACCCGGCCAACATCCGCGAGTCGCTGCGGGAGCTGGCGCTGGACCTGGAGGAGGGCGCCGACATGGTGATGGTGAAGCCCGCGGGTCCCTACCTGGACGTGCTCGCGAAGGTCGCCGACGCCGTGGACGTGCCGGTCGCCGCGTACCAGATCAGTGGTGAGTACGCGATGGTCGAGGCCGCGGCCGAGAAGGGCTGGATCGACCGCGACAAGGCCATCTTCGAGACGCTGACCGGGATCAGGCGCGCGGGTGCGCAGATGGTCCTCACCTACTGGGCCACCGAGGTCGCCCAGAAGCTCAGCCGCGGGGTCTGA
- a CDS encoding DUF1876 domain-containing protein, protein MHTLVGWHIEMEFQEDGDRTRAAAMVRLGDGTEFRAQGNAHRHPSDPEQLRVGEEIAGARALMDLASQLLQKAHTEIDEVSGRTSRPIR, encoded by the coding sequence ATGCACACGCTCGTCGGATGGCACATCGAGATGGAATTCCAGGAGGACGGCGACCGGACGAGGGCGGCCGCCATGGTGCGGCTCGGTGACGGCACCGAGTTCCGGGCCCAGGGCAACGCCCACCGGCACCCGTCCGACCCGGAACAGCTGCGGGTGGGCGAGGAGATCGCGGGCGCACGCGCGCTCATGGATCTCGCCTCGCAGCTGCTCCAGAAGGCACACACGGAGATCGACGAGGTGTCAGGCAGGACATCCCGGCCGATCCGCTGA
- a CDS encoding helix-turn-helix domain-containing protein, translating into MAAGTDDFAELVRGLKERSGLSYGALAKKLHVSTSTLHRYSNGDAVPTEFAPVERLGRLCGASRDELIRLHRSWILADEARRRGKATPAVQEPEPEPEPEPEADPEADPEADPETVITGESPRPAPGAPAPRSRKRLRMALAATAVVALAVPVAYAVGSPDERTGDNAAGTTTPPPVSVGISSYNWAGACGEFYALDQEPGQVPAPPAPQDTRGWARELGGVDGGQTELQLTVTGRTDEAVVLGAVRVRVVERGAPLDRDAYAMGDGCGSGLVPQTFDIDLDAPRPFAKPVAGIDGDGVVPAKDFPYKVSTSDPQVLNLHVHTEEHVAAWYLEVEWSSGERRGTVRVDDGGKPFRTSATEGKKTYSYHPGRGAWLS; encoded by the coding sequence GTGGCGGCAGGGACGGACGATTTCGCAGAGCTGGTGCGCGGGCTGAAGGAGCGATCCGGGCTCAGCTACGGCGCGTTGGCGAAGAAGCTCCACGTCAGCACGTCGACACTGCACCGGTACAGCAACGGCGACGCCGTGCCGACCGAGTTCGCCCCCGTGGAACGGCTGGGCCGGCTGTGCGGGGCCTCCCGCGACGAACTGATCCGGCTGCACCGCAGTTGGATCCTGGCCGACGAGGCCCGCCGACGGGGGAAGGCCACACCGGCTGTTCAGGAGCCGGAGCCAGAGCCGGAGCCGGAGCCAGAGGCGGACCCCGAGGCGGACCCCGAGGCGGACCCCGAGACCGTGATCACCGGTGAGTCGCCGCGGCCCGCGCCCGGCGCTCCCGCTCCCCGCTCCCGCAAGCGCCTGCGCATGGCTCTGGCCGCGACCGCCGTCGTCGCGCTCGCCGTGCCCGTCGCGTACGCCGTCGGCAGCCCGGACGAACGGACCGGCGACAACGCGGCAGGGACCACCACCCCGCCCCCCGTGAGCGTCGGCATCAGCTCGTACAACTGGGCAGGGGCCTGCGGCGAGTTCTACGCCCTCGACCAGGAGCCCGGCCAGGTCCCGGCCCCGCCCGCCCCGCAGGACACCCGAGGCTGGGCGCGCGAGCTCGGCGGTGTCGACGGAGGCCAGACGGAGCTCCAGCTCACCGTGACCGGCCGCACCGACGAGGCCGTGGTCCTCGGCGCCGTGCGCGTACGGGTGGTGGAGCGCGGCGCGCCCCTGGACCGGGACGCGTACGCGATGGGCGACGGCTGCGGCAGCGGTCTCGTCCCGCAGACCTTCGACATCGACCTCGATGCGCCGCGCCCCTTCGCGAAGCCGGTCGCGGGCATCGACGGCGACGGGGTCGTCCCGGCCAAGGACTTCCCGTACAAGGTCTCCACCAGCGACCCCCAGGTCCTCAACCTCCACGTGCATACCGAGGAGCACGTCGCCGCCTGGTACCTGGAGGTGGAGTGGAGCAGCGGCGAGCGGCGCGGGACGGTCCGCGTCGACGACGGGGGCAAGCCGTTCCGTACGAGCGCGACCGAGGGGAAGAAGACGTACAGCTACCACCCCGGCAGGGGCGCGTGGCTGTCCTGA
- the argS gene encoding arginine--tRNA ligase, which yields MASVPSLASTVQQRLAEGLSAALPEAGSADPLLRRSDRADFQANGILALAKQLKGNPRELATKVVDGIPANDVLKEIEVSGPGFLNITVTDEAIIKTLAARAADDRLGVPLARNAGTTVIDYAQPNVAKEMHVGHLRSAVIGAAMVEILEFTGEKVVRRHHIGDWGTQFGMLIQYLMEHPHELDHKSEEEVSGEEAMSNLNRLYKASRALFDSDEEFKTRARARVVDLQAGDEQTLAMWQRFVDESKIYFYSVFDKLDMDIQDPDVVGESGYNDVLVETCRILEESGVAVRSEGALCVFFDDVKGPDGNPTPLIVQKSDGGFGYAATDLSAIRDRVRNLKATTLLYVVDARQSLHFKMVFETARRAGWLNDEVKAVQLAFGTVLGKDGKPFKTREGETVRLVDLLDEAIDRAASVVREKARDLTEDEIAERGAQVGIGAVKYADLSTSAARDYKFDLDQMVSLNGDTSVYLQYAYARIKSIFGKAGDRTPVAHPELELAPAERALGLHLDQFGETVAEAAAEYAPHKLAAYLYQLASLYTTFYDQCPVIKPEPPKEIAENRLFICDLTARTLHQGMALLGIRTPERL from the coding sequence ATGGCCTCGGTCCCTTCCCTCGCTTCGACCGTGCAGCAGCGTCTCGCGGAAGGTCTCTCGGCAGCCCTGCCGGAGGCCGGTTCCGCCGACCCGCTGCTGCGACGAAGCGACCGGGCCGACTTCCAGGCCAACGGCATCCTGGCCCTCGCCAAGCAGCTCAAGGGCAACCCGCGTGAGCTGGCGACGAAGGTCGTCGACGGCATCCCGGCGAACGACGTGCTGAAGGAGATCGAGGTCTCGGGCCCCGGCTTCCTGAACATCACGGTCACGGACGAGGCGATCATCAAGACCCTCGCCGCCCGCGCCGCCGACGACCGCCTCGGCGTGCCGCTCGCGCGGAACGCCGGCACGACGGTGATCGACTACGCGCAGCCGAACGTGGCCAAGGAGATGCACGTCGGCCACCTCCGCTCCGCCGTGATCGGCGCCGCGATGGTCGAGATCCTGGAGTTCACGGGCGAGAAGGTGGTCCGCCGCCACCACATCGGCGACTGGGGCACCCAGTTCGGCATGCTCATCCAGTACCTGATGGAGCACCCGCACGAGCTGGACCACAAGTCGGAGGAGGAGGTCTCCGGCGAGGAGGCCATGTCGAACCTCAACCGGCTCTACAAGGCCTCGCGCGCGCTCTTCGACTCCGACGAGGAGTTCAAGACCCGTGCACGGGCGCGTGTCGTCGACCTGCAGGCGGGCGACGAGCAGACGCTGGCCATGTGGCAGCGGTTCGTGGACGAGTCGAAGATCTACTTCTACTCGGTCTTCGACAAGCTCGACATGGACATCCAGGACCCCGACGTCGTCGGCGAGTCCGGCTACAACGACGTGCTGGTGGAGACCTGCCGGATCCTCGAGGAGTCGGGCGTCGCGGTGCGCTCCGAGGGCGCGCTGTGCGTCTTCTTCGACGACGTCAAGGGCCCGGACGGCAACCCGACGCCGCTGATCGTCCAGAAGTCCGACGGCGGCTTCGGCTACGCGGCCACCGACCTGTCCGCGATCCGTGACCGCGTGCGGAACCTGAAGGCGACGACCCTGCTGTACGTGGTCGACGCCCGCCAGTCCCTGCACTTCAAGATGGTCTTCGAGACGGCCCGCCGGGCCGGCTGGCTGAACGACGAGGTCAAGGCCGTCCAGCTGGCCTTCGGCACGGTGCTCGGCAAGGACGGCAAGCCGTTCAAGACCCGTGAGGGCGAGACGGTCCGGCTGGTGGACCTGCTGGACGAGGCGATCGACCGGGCCGCGTCCGTGGTCCGCGAGAAGGCGCGTGACCTGACCGAGGACGAGATCGCCGAGCGGGGTGCCCAGGTGGGTATCGGCGCGGTGAAGTACGCGGACCTGTCGACGTCGGCGGCGCGGGACTACAAGTTCGACCTGGACCAGATGGTGTCGCTGAACGGCGACACGTCGGTGTACCTCCAGTACGCGTACGCGCGCATCAAGTCGATCTTCGGCAAGGCGGGTGACCGCACGCCGGTCGCCCACCCCGAGCTGGAGCTGGCCCCGGCGGAGCGCGCACTCGGCCTCCACCTGGACCAGTTCGGCGAAACCGTGGCCGAGGCCGCTGCCGAGTACGCCCCGCACAAGCTGGCCGCGTATCTGTACCAGCTCGCCTCGCTGTACACGACGTTCTACGACCAGTGCCCGGTCATCAAGCCGGAGCCGCCGAAGGAGATCGCGGAGAACCGCCTCTTCATCTGCGACCTCACGGCCCGGACGCTCCACCAGGGCATGGCCCTGCTGGGCATCCGGACGCCCGAGCGTCTCTGA
- the lysS gene encoding lysine--tRNA ligase: MAQSSTETDWVSRFADEVIAESERRAPGKPVVVASGLSPSGPIHLGNLREVMTPHLVADEIRRRGYEVRHLISWDDYDRYRKVPNGVAGVDATWAEHIGKPLTSVPAPAGSPYANWAEHFKAAMVESLAELGVEYDPISQTEQYTAGAYREQILHAMKHRGDIDAILDQYRTKKAPKKQSQKPVDEAELEAEEGSGAASEDDGSGGAGGYFPYKPYCGQCEKDLTTVTSYDDETTELAYTCTDCGFSETVELSEFNRGKLVWKVDWPMRWAYEGVIFEPSGVDHSSPGSSFVVGGQIVREIFDGVQPIGPMYAFVGISGMAKMSSSKGGVPTPADALKIMEAPLLRWLYARRRPNQSFKIAFDQEIQRLYDEWDKLEAKVADGSVLPADAAAYARAARTAAGELPRTPRALPYRTLASVMDITAGHDEQTLRILTELDPENPVTSLDEVRPRLDRAENWITTQVPADQRTIVRDEPDTEILGSLDDQGRESLRMLLDGLDTHWSLDGLTTLVYGVPKVMAGLDPEAKPTPELKVAQRAFFALLYKLLVSRETGPRLPTLLLAVGAERVRKLLGA; the protein is encoded by the coding sequence GTGGCTCAGAGCAGCACCGAGACCGACTGGGTCTCCCGTTTCGCGGACGAGGTCATCGCCGAGTCGGAGCGACGTGCGCCTGGCAAACCGGTCGTCGTCGCCTCCGGACTCTCCCCCTCCGGCCCGATCCACCTGGGCAACCTCCGCGAGGTCATGACCCCGCACCTCGTCGCCGACGAGATCCGGCGGCGCGGGTACGAGGTCCGGCACCTCATCTCGTGGGACGACTACGACCGGTACCGCAAGGTGCCCAACGGCGTCGCGGGCGTCGACGCGACCTGGGCCGAGCACATCGGCAAGCCGCTGACCTCGGTCCCGGCCCCCGCCGGCTCGCCGTACGCGAACTGGGCGGAGCACTTCAAGGCCGCCATGGTCGAGTCGCTGGCCGAGCTGGGCGTCGAGTACGACCCGATCAGCCAGACGGAGCAGTACACGGCGGGCGCCTACCGCGAGCAGATCCTGCACGCGATGAAGCACCGCGGTGACATCGACGCGATCCTCGACCAGTACCGGACGAAGAAGGCGCCGAAGAAGCAGTCGCAGAAGCCCGTCGACGAGGCCGAGCTGGAGGCCGAGGAGGGCTCGGGCGCGGCCAGCGAGGACGACGGCTCGGGCGGCGCCGGGGGCTACTTCCCGTACAAGCCCTACTGCGGGCAGTGCGAGAAGGACCTCACGACCGTCACGTCGTACGACGACGAGACCACCGAGCTGGCCTACACCTGCACGGACTGCGGCTTCTCCGAGACCGTCGAGCTGAGCGAGTTCAACCGCGGCAAGCTGGTCTGGAAGGTCGACTGGCCGATGCGCTGGGCGTACGAGGGCGTGATCTTCGAGCCCTCGGGCGTGGACCACTCCTCCCCCGGCTCGTCGTTCGTCGTCGGCGGCCAGATCGTGCGCGAGATCTTCGACGGCGTGCAGCCGATCGGCCCGATGTACGCCTTCGTCGGCATCAGCGGCATGGCCAAGATGTCCTCCTCGAAGGGCGGCGTGCCCACCCCGGCGGACGCGCTGAAGATCATGGAGGCGCCGCTGCTGCGCTGGCTGTACGCGCGCCGCAGGCCGAACCAGTCCTTCAAGATCGCCTTCGACCAGGAGATCCAGCGGCTCTACGACGAGTGGGACAAGCTGGAGGCCAAGGTCGCCGACGGCTCCGTGCTGCCGGCCGACGCGGCCGCGTACGCGCGTGCCGCCCGCACCGCCGCCGGTGAGCTGCCGCGCACCCCGCGCGCGCTGCCGTACCGGACGCTGGCCTCGGTCATGGACATCACTGCCGGGCATGACGAGCAGACCCTGCGGATCCTGACCGAGCTCGACCCGGAGAACCCGGTCACGTCCCTGGACGAGGTCCGTCCGCGCCTGGACCGCGCCGAGAACTGGATCACCACCCAGGTCCCGGCCGACCAGCGCACCATCGTCCGCGACGAGCCGGACACCGAGATCCTCGGCTCCCTCGACGACCAGGGCCGCGAATCGCTGCGCATGCTCCTGGACGGCCTGGACACGCACTGGTCCCTGGACGGCCTGACCACGCTCGTCTACGGCGTCCCGAAGGTCATGGCCGGTCTCGACCCCGAGGCCAAGCCGACCCCGGAGCTGAAGGTCGCCCAGCGCGCGTTCTTCGCTCTGCTCTACAAGCTCCTGGTGAGCCGCGAGACGGGCCCGCGCCTGCCGACGCTGCTGCTGGCGGTCGGGGCCGAGCGGGTGCGGAAGCTGCTCGGCGCGTAG
- a CDS encoding DUF2637 domain-containing protein has protein sequence MAAVQLTRTHKMLIGVVIAGAVIIAGIGFAGSYAAVRELAVEKGFGTFSYFFPIGIDAGICVLLALDLLLTWIRIPFPLLRQTAWVLTAATIAFNGAAAWPDPLGVGMHAVIPVLFVVAVEAARHAVGRIADITADKHMEGVRITRWLLSPIPTFRLWRRMKLWELRSYEQVIKLEQDRLIYQARLQARFGRAWRRKAPVEALMPLRLAKYGVPLAETAAAGLAAAGVEPMLIPPQPTVAQPVEVPVQVQAGQLQAGQLQAAQVQAVQVQPQLPQGQGQAQGPAPAPVPVEVAQEVPANHDSPWFAAQQLPPEAYEGDYAPEYMDGPEHFEEYAEHPGFPEHPEHPEYAEEHVEEYVEPEPPVDEFTEAAYKAMWHYVEERQDFPNAEQLDIWLSDTYGVRHPRSASLLRELTPRLRHRIELEMQENHIP, from the coding sequence GTGGCCGCGGTGCAGCTGACACGCACGCACAAGATGCTGATCGGTGTGGTCATCGCCGGTGCGGTGATCATCGCCGGGATCGGCTTCGCGGGTTCGTACGCCGCCGTGCGCGAGCTCGCCGTGGAGAAGGGCTTCGGCACCTTCTCGTACTTCTTCCCGATCGGCATCGACGCCGGTATCTGTGTGCTCCTCGCGCTGGACCTGCTGCTGACCTGGATCCGGATCCCGTTCCCGCTGCTGCGTCAGACGGCATGGGTGCTGACCGCGGCGACGATCGCGTTCAACGGCGCGGCCGCCTGGCCGGACCCGCTGGGTGTCGGTATGCACGCGGTGATCCCGGTGCTGTTCGTGGTCGCGGTCGAGGCGGCGCGCCATGCGGTGGGCCGGATCGCCGACATCACGGCGGACAAGCACATGGAGGGCGTGCGGATCACGCGGTGGCTGCTGTCGCCGATTCCGACGTTCCGGTTGTGGCGGCGGATGAAGCTGTGGGAGCTGCGCTCGTACGAGCAGGTCATCAAGCTGGAGCAGGACCGGCTCATATACCAGGCCCGGCTGCAGGCGCGGTTCGGGCGGGCGTGGCGGCGCAAGGCTCCGGTGGAGGCGCTGATGCCGCTGCGGCTGGCGAAGTACGGCGTGCCGCTGGCGGAGACTGCGGCGGCGGGGCTCGCGGCGGCGGGGGTGGAGCCGATGCTGATCCCACCGCAGCCGACGGTCGCCCAGCCGGTCGAGGTCCCGGTGCAGGTCCAGGCCGGGCAGCTCCAGGCCGGGCAGCTCCAGGCCGCGCAGGTCCAGGCCGTACAGGTCCAGCCGCAGCTGCCCCAGGGCCAAGGCCAGGCCCAGGGTCCGGCCCCGGCCCCGGTCCCGGTCGAGGTCGCGCAGGAGGTCCCCGCGAACCACGACAGCCCGTGGTTCGCCGCGCAGCAGCTGCCGCCGGAGGCGTACGAGGGTGACTACGCCCCCGAGTACATGGACGGCCCTGAGCACTTCGAGGAGTACGCCGAGCACCCGGGGTTCCCGGAGCACCCGGAGCACCCCGAATACGCCGAGGAGCACGTCGAGGAGTACGTCGAGCCGGAGCCGCCGGTGGACGAGTTCACCGAGGCTGCCTACAAGGCGATGTGGCACTACGTCGAGGAGCGGCAGGACTTCCCCAACGCCGAGCAGCTCGACATATGGCTCAGCGACACGTACGGCGTGCGGCACCCGCGCAGCGCGTCGCTCCTGCGGGAGCTGACCCCGCGCCTGCGCCACCGCATCGAGCTGGAGATGCAGGAGAACCACATCCCGTAG
- a CDS encoding DUF3558 domain-containing protein: MHRSAPRLTRILACAAVPVMLVVAGCSSDSDSGSPDKGKGSASAAPSAQQSTKTVEPAKFAKLPDVCKSISAKTTASLVPKAKAKNGTTANSSDTTSRGGCSWNGLDDKGVKGSQYRWLDVSFYRYESDASLGSGQERAQDNFTKELAKLQATEGAKKLRTTDAPGVGEQSKAVAYELKKTGEDFKYASVVARTGNVLVLLTYNGAGYAGAAAPADKAMMEGALKAAKEAVAAVAAANA; the protein is encoded by the coding sequence ATGCACCGATCAGCCCCGCGACTCACTCGCATACTCGCCTGCGCAGCCGTCCCGGTGATGCTCGTCGTCGCCGGCTGCTCCTCGGACTCCGACAGCGGTTCCCCGGACAAGGGCAAGGGTTCGGCGTCCGCCGCCCCCAGCGCCCAGCAGTCGACGAAGACGGTCGAGCCCGCGAAGTTCGCGAAGCTGCCCGACGTCTGCAAGTCGATCTCCGCGAAGACGACCGCGAGCCTGGTGCCCAAGGCGAAGGCGAAGAACGGTACGACGGCCAACTCCAGCGACACCACCAGCCGCGGCGGCTGCTCGTGGAACGGCCTCGACGACAAGGGCGTGAAGGGCTCGCAGTACCGCTGGCTCGACGTCTCCTTCTACCGCTACGAGTCGGACGCCTCCCTGGGCAGCGGCCAGGAGCGCGCCCAGGACAACTTCACCAAGGAGCTCGCCAAGCTGCAGGCGACCGAGGGCGCCAAGAAGCTGCGCACCACGGACGCGCCGGGCGTGGGCGAGCAGTCGAAGGCCGTCGCCTACGAGCTGAAGAAGACGGGCGAGGACTTCAAGTACGCCTCGGTCGTGGCGCGTACGGGCAATGTTCTGGTGCTGCTCACGTACAACGGCGCCGGTTACGCGGGGGCGGCCGCGCCCGCGGACAAGGCGATGATGGAAGGCGCGCTGAAGGCCGCCAAGGAGGCGGTCGCGGCGGTCGCGGCGGCGAACGCGTAA
- a CDS encoding DUF3558 domain-containing protein, whose amino-acid sequence MQRQAYVPGLTALAAALVLGLTGCSSGTETGTAAVDSKAGVAAPAAPPGRYRTLFEPCGSVQQATLRDLLPGVAQLPDAERDRAYRGTAAVTYDNDRRVGCSWKADAPDVSHRLRLDIERVVSYDPAVSDDDRAQQVFSGKQVAADLPQPPKPTPPPQAPTSTGTTPPAQPSGSTSPSSPSTATGSPDPGIPTTGLEPRVLVGLGQVAFLDDTLSTGGSNGRHRTVSVVFRTSNVIVTVEYAEQTTGSAEAPDSRELQEKAQNLARLLAERLEA is encoded by the coding sequence GTGCAGCGACAGGCGTACGTACCCGGTCTGACAGCGCTCGCAGCCGCGCTCGTCCTGGGCCTCACCGGATGCTCCTCCGGGACCGAAACCGGCACCGCCGCCGTCGACTCCAAGGCCGGCGTCGCCGCCCCCGCCGCGCCCCCCGGCCGCTACCGCACGCTCTTCGAGCCCTGCGGCTCGGTCCAGCAGGCCACCCTCAGGGACCTGCTGCCGGGCGTCGCCCAGCTTCCCGACGCGGAACGCGACAGGGCGTACCGCGGCACCGCCGCCGTCACGTACGACAACGACCGCCGTGTCGGGTGCAGCTGGAAGGCCGACGCCCCGGACGTCTCGCACCGGCTGCGTCTCGACATCGAGCGGGTCGTGTCGTACGACCCGGCCGTCAGCGACGACGACCGCGCGCAGCAGGTGTTCTCCGGCAAGCAGGTCGCGGCGGACCTCCCGCAGCCCCCGAAGCCGACCCCGCCGCCCCAGGCCCCCACGAGCACCGGCACCACACCTCCCGCGCAGCCGTCCGGCTCCACCAGCCCTTCCAGCCCCTCCACCGCCACCGGCTCCCCCGACCCGGGCATCCCCACCACCGGTCTGGAGCCCCGTGTCCTGGTCGGCCTCGGGCAGGTCGCGTTCCTCGACGACACCCTCAGCACCGGTGGATCGAACGGCCGGCACCGCACCGTGAGCGTGGTGTTCCGCACATCCAACGTGATCGTGACGGTCGAGTACGCGGAGCAGACGACCGGTTCCGCGGAGGCCCCCGACAGCCGGGAACTGCAGGAAAAGGCCCAGAACCTGGCCCGTCTGCTCGCCGAGCGCCTGGAGGCGTAG